In Candidatus Nitronauta litoralis, one DNA window encodes the following:
- the sppA gene encoding signal peptide peptidase SppA, with translation MDGQPIVKPVQSGFRKAALYFLLGVAVLYGIANLMAGNSMTGAGGSGEKIAIVEIAGFIGDSRDIVRQIRSFREDSSIQGIILRIDTPGGAVAPSQEIYDEVLRSRTKKPIYASMGSVAASGGYYIAAAAEKVYANPGSLTGSIGVIMAFTNFEGLMKKVGVRPEVIKAGKFKDTGSPARSMSKKEKKYLQAVVKDVHNQFIEAVTKGRNLTKKQARKLADGRIFTGRQALDLKMVDELGGLEDAISSMGTRLGIDGRPHVIQEMERETLMEWLVNNQIPDSLKTATLTPDFPRLQFLWTP, from the coding sequence ATGGACGGACAACCAATTGTAAAACCTGTGCAATCCGGATTCCGGAAAGCGGCTTTATATTTCCTTCTCGGTGTCGCCGTTTTATATGGAATTGCAAATCTTATGGCCGGTAACTCGATGACCGGGGCCGGGGGATCCGGAGAAAAAATTGCCATCGTCGAGATCGCCGGATTTATAGGAGATTCTCGTGACATTGTGAGGCAGATCCGGAGTTTTCGTGAAGACAGTTCCATCCAGGGCATCATCCTGAGAATCGATACACCCGGCGGTGCCGTGGCTCCTTCCCAGGAAATTTACGACGAAGTTTTACGTTCACGCACTAAAAAACCGATCTATGCTTCAATGGGCAGTGTGGCGGCTTCCGGTGGGTATTACATTGCGGCAGCCGCAGAAAAAGTCTACGCCAATCCAGGATCACTCACTGGCAGCATCGGTGTCATTATGGCCTTCACCAACTTCGAAGGATTGATGAAAAAAGTAGGCGTGCGCCCCGAAGTGATCAAGGCCGGAAAGTTTAAAGACACCGGATCCCCGGCACGCTCCATGAGCAAGAAAGAGAAAAAATATTTGCAGGCAGTAGTCAAAGATGTGCACAACCAGTTTATAGAAGCAGTGACCAAGGGTCGGAACCTGACAAAAAAACAGGCCAGGAAATTGGCCGATGGAAGAATCTTCACTGGGCGGCAAGCTCTGGACTTGAAAATGGTGGACGAACTCGGCGGTTTGGAAGATGCCATCAGCAGCATGGGTACACGACTCGGTATCGATGGACGGCCCCATGTAATTCAGGAAATGGAACGCGAAACCCTGATGGAATGGTTGGTGAACAACCAGATTCCAGATTCCTTGAAAACAGCCACTCTGACTCCGGATTTTCCTCGCCTCCAGTTTCTATGGACCCCCTAA
- a CDS encoding 30S ribosomal protein S1, whose protein sequence is MDDWDELEELSEEDKAHRAEMEAYFEGSLKQFREGEIIQGKVLNINKGLVTVDIGFKSEGVINLNEFPATEKEGLETGSEVEVFLERVEDQDGIVVLSKEKANKIKIWEKLVTAFEAEETIEGMVVAKAKGGLTVDIGLKAFLPGSQIDLRPVRNLEKLLGDKFHMRIIKMNKKRGNIVLSRRILLEEERAAAREGTLKQMEEGNIVEGIVKNITDYGVFIDLGGIDGLLHITDMSWGRVNHPSEMFSIGDKVKVMVLKYDREKERVSLGLKQITPDPWVDVDQKYPVGTRIKGRVVSITDYGAFVELEKGIEGLVHVSEMSWSRHVKHPSKMVAISDEVEAVVLTLDKEKKRISLGMKQIEPNPWDNIDEKYPIGSSVEGTVRNLTDFGAFVELEDGVDGLIHISDLSWNKKIKHPSEVVKKKDAVKAVVLNIDKENCRISLGIKQLQDDPWDNVPERFPIGTEVEGTIIKVTGFGAFAEFDDGLEGLIHVSQLSSEKVSHPEKVVKIGDKVKTKVIKVDPATKKIGLSVKAYDENLDASEIVVEDVPEIEDESEE, encoded by the coding sequence TTGGACGATTGGGATGAACTAGAGGAATTAAGTGAGGAAGACAAGGCCCATCGGGCCGAGATGGAGGCCTATTTTGAGGGCAGCCTCAAACAGTTCCGTGAAGGTGAGATCATTCAGGGCAAAGTGCTTAACATCAATAAGGGACTGGTAACGGTCGATATCGGGTTCAAATCAGAAGGCGTGATCAACCTGAACGAATTCCCCGCAACAGAAAAAGAAGGCCTCGAAACTGGTTCTGAAGTCGAAGTGTTCCTGGAACGGGTCGAGGATCAGGATGGGATCGTGGTCCTGTCGAAAGAAAAAGCCAACAAGATCAAAATCTGGGAAAAACTGGTCACGGCTTTCGAAGCCGAAGAAACCATCGAAGGTATGGTGGTGGCCAAGGCCAAAGGCGGCCTGACGGTCGATATCGGACTCAAGGCATTCCTGCCTGGTTCACAGATCGACCTGCGACCGGTTCGCAACCTGGAAAAACTGCTGGGCGACAAGTTCCACATGCGCATCATCAAGATGAACAAGAAGCGCGGCAACATCGTCCTGTCCCGCCGCATCCTGCTGGAAGAAGAACGGGCCGCTGCTCGCGAAGGCACCCTCAAGCAGATGGAGGAAGGCAACATCGTCGAGGGTATCGTCAAGAACATCACCGACTACGGTGTGTTCATCGACCTCGGTGGTATCGACGGCCTGCTACACATCACCGACATGTCCTGGGGCCGGGTCAACCATCCGTCCGAGATGTTTTCCATCGGCGACAAGGTCAAAGTCATGGTCCTCAAATACGACCGTGAAAAAGAACGCGTTTCTCTTGGACTCAAACAGATCACTCCGGATCCGTGGGTGGATGTCGATCAGAAATACCCGGTGGGTACCCGCATCAAGGGCCGCGTGGTCAGCATCACCGACTACGGTGCGTTTGTTGAGTTGGAGAAAGGCATCGAGGGTCTCGTGCACGTTTCCGAAATGTCCTGGAGCCGTCATGTGAAACACCCCAGTAAAATGGTGGCCATCAGCGATGAAGTCGAAGCGGTTGTGCTCACTCTCGATAAAGAGAAGAAGCGTATTTCACTCGGCATGAAACAGATCGAGCCAAATCCATGGGACAACATTGACGAGAAATATCCGATTGGTTCCTCGGTGGAAGGTACCGTACGCAACCTCACCGACTTCGGTGCATTTGTAGAACTCGAAGACGGCGTGGACGGCCTGATCCACATTTCTGATTTATCGTGGAACAAAAAGATCAAGCATCCATCTGAAGTCGTTAAGAAAAAAGACGCCGTGAAAGCGGTGGTGTTGAACATCGACAAGGAAAACTGCCGGATCAGCCTCGGAATCAAGCAACTGCAGGACGACCCGTGGGACAATGTTCCGGAGCGCTTCCCGATCGGAACTGAAGTAGAAGGCACCATCATCAAGGTGACCGGGTTTGGCGCGTTTGCTGAGTTCGACGACGGTCTCGAAGGGTTGATCCACGTTTCTCAACTGAGTTCCGAGAAGGTCAGCCATCCCGAGAAAGTGGTCAAGATCGGCGACAAGGTAAAAACCAAAGTCATCAAGGTAGACCCGGCGACCAAGAAGATTGGTCTTTCGGTCAAAGCCTATGATGAAAACCTGGACGCTTCTGAGATCGTGGTCGAGGATGTACCCGAGATCGAGGATGAGTCCGAAGAGTAG
- a CDS encoding acyltransferase: MTYRVGFIQNLPVFGDIEANRNRIAELAENLETDLLVLPELFTTGYQFTSREEAKELAEPAWGPTAEFLTALSKKKNLFIIAGLVESENEAVYNSSVITGPEGFIGRYRKIHLFDTEKNIFDAGDQPPPVFELGAARVGVMICFDWRFPETARSIALRGADVIAHPSNLVLPHCPQSMITRCLENRVYAITADRVGTEQRIDGETLTFIGQSQVVDPDGKILVRVSADKEESAVVKIDIEKARNKSINPVNDLFNDRRTDLYRFS; the protein is encoded by the coding sequence ATGACTTACCGCGTTGGTTTCATACAAAACCTGCCGGTTTTTGGTGATATAGAAGCCAACCGGAACCGTATAGCAGAACTTGCTGAAAATCTGGAAACCGACCTGCTGGTTCTTCCCGAGTTGTTCACCACCGGTTACCAGTTCACGTCAAGGGAAGAAGCGAAAGAGCTGGCAGAACCGGCCTGGGGGCCTACGGCAGAATTCCTGACTGCGCTTTCCAAAAAGAAAAACCTGTTCATCATCGCCGGTCTGGTCGAAAGCGAGAATGAGGCCGTTTATAATTCTTCCGTAATAACAGGTCCGGAGGGGTTCATCGGACGCTACCGGAAAATCCATTTGTTCGATACGGAAAAGAATATTTTTGATGCAGGCGATCAACCACCCCCTGTGTTCGAACTGGGAGCCGCACGTGTCGGCGTGATGATCTGCTTCGACTGGCGTTTTCCGGAAACCGCACGGTCAATTGCCCTCAGGGGTGCAGATGTCATTGCGCATCCCTCGAATCTGGTGCTGCCGCATTGTCCACAATCGATGATCACCCGTTGCCTGGAGAATCGGGTGTATGCAATCACTGCCGATCGGGTGGGTACCGAGCAGCGCATCGACGGGGAGACTCTGACCTTCATCGGTCAGAGCCAGGTAGTGGATCCCGATGGCAAGATACTGGTTCGCGTTTCGGCAGATAAAGAAGAGAGCGCAGTGGTCAAAATAGATATTGAAAAGGCACGTAACAAGTCGATCAATCCAGTGAACGACTTGTTCAACGACAGGCGGACCGACCTTTATCGATTTTCGTGA
- a CDS encoding DUF1566 domain-containing protein, producing MPLKKSRFLKDGDHAIYDSASSLTWTAQDSRLATGKELSWDQANEWAKTQNEEKLGGHNNWRLPTVEEALTLFDPQKLNKDFKGGDIHLDSTFPPGAGNCTWTSSERGAEAQIVFFLNGCPYWYKKDDQTISHSVRLVRRG from the coding sequence ATGCCGCTAAAAAAATCACGTTTTCTGAAAGATGGCGATCACGCCATTTACGATTCGGCCTCAAGCCTCACCTGGACCGCGCAGGACTCGCGTCTTGCTACCGGAAAGGAATTGAGTTGGGACCAAGCCAACGAATGGGCTAAAACCCAAAATGAAGAAAAACTCGGAGGGCATAATAACTGGCGCCTGCCCACGGTTGAGGAAGCGCTGACCCTGTTTGATCCTCAAAAACTGAACAAGGACTTCAAGGGCGGAGATATCCACCTCGACTCCACTTTTCCGCCGGGTGCCGGCAACTGCACCTGGACCTCCAGCGAACGTGGTGCCGAAGCACAGATCGTATTCTTCCTCAATGGCTGCCCCTACTGGTATAAAAAAGACGACCAGACCATTTCACACTCAGTCCGCCTCGTCCGCCGCGGCTAA
- a CDS encoding integration host factor subunit beta translates to MTKAELVEKVSQQINLTKKQTEVVVNTVFQSITESLAQGKKVELRGFGSFRVRSRNARVGRNPKSGARVEVPAKKVPFFKAGKELRELVDGNEFDEEIEMEMD, encoded by the coding sequence ATGACCAAGGCTGAACTGGTTGAAAAGGTTTCGCAGCAGATCAATCTGACCAAAAAGCAGACGGAAGTTGTCGTAAACACTGTGTTTCAAAGCATTACCGAGTCTCTGGCCCAGGGTAAAAAGGTCGAGTTACGCGGTTTTGGTAGTTTCCGGGTCCGAAGCCGCAACGCGCGGGTCGGGCGCAACCCGAAATCCGGGGCACGTGTTGAAGTACCGGCTAAAAAGGTCCCTTTTTTCAAGGCTGGGAAGGAACTCCGCGAACTCGTCGATGGCAATGAATTCGATGAGGAAATAGAAATGGAAATGGATTGA
- the aroC gene encoding chorismate synthase: MSGNSFGQLFKITTFGESHGPALGVVIEGCPAGLPLTEADIEKELDRRRTGQSKVTTTRKEADKVQILSGLFKGKTTGTPIGMMVVNQDADSSKYELIKDLYRPGHADFTYDQKFGFRDYRGGGRSSARETVGRVAAGAIAKKILARQKIKVFAYTKQIGHIVAEKFNAREIEKNIVRCPDKKAAERMIDVIMQARKEGDSLGGIIEVVAQGVPPGLGEPVFDRLDADLAKALMCLPAVKGVEVGAGFNVATMKGSECNDVFTSKGGKITTVTNNAGGILGGISNGADIVVRMVVKPTSSILREQDTVTRKGKKAKIKVEGRHDPCVAPRAVPMADNMVALVLVDHMLRQRAARL, encoded by the coding sequence ATGTCCGGAAACAGTTTCGGCCAACTTTTCAAAATAACCACCTTCGGCGAATCGCACGGTCCTGCTCTGGGCGTCGTCATTGAAGGTTGCCCGGCGGGTCTTCCCCTCACTGAAGCCGATATCGAAAAGGAACTCGACCGCCGCCGCACCGGCCAGAGCAAAGTCACCACCACACGCAAGGAAGCGGACAAGGTCCAGATCCTTTCCGGATTATTCAAAGGCAAAACCACGGGCACCCCCATCGGAATGATGGTGGTCAACCAGGATGCCGACTCCTCCAAATACGAGTTGATAAAAGATTTGTACCGCCCGGGTCACGCGGATTTCACTTACGATCAGAAATTCGGGTTTCGCGATTACCGGGGTGGCGGCCGGTCAAGCGCACGCGAAACTGTAGGACGGGTTGCCGCTGGGGCCATCGCAAAAAAAATCCTGGCCCGGCAGAAAATAAAAGTCTTCGCCTACACCAAACAGATCGGCCACATCGTCGCTGAAAAGTTCAACGCCCGCGAAATTGAAAAGAATATCGTCCGGTGCCCGGATAAAAAAGCAGCCGAACGGATGATCGACGTTATCATGCAGGCACGAAAAGAAGGTGACAGCCTGGGAGGTATAATCGAAGTGGTGGCGCAGGGTGTGCCACCGGGTCTTGGCGAACCGGTATTCGACAGACTCGATGCGGATCTCGCAAAAGCTCTGATGTGCCTGCCTGCCGTTAAAGGTGTGGAGGTAGGTGCCGGGTTTAATGTAGCGACCATGAAGGGGTCCGAGTGCAACGATGTCTTCACCTCAAAGGGCGGCAAGATCACGACCGTCACCAACAACGCCGGTGGCATCCTTGGCGGCATCTCCAACGGAGCCGATATTGTCGTGCGTATGGTGGTTAAACCCACGTCGTCCATTTTAAGAGAACAGGACACCGTGACGCGCAAAGGCAAGAAAGCAAAAATTAAAGTCGAAGGTCGACACGATCCTTGTGTCGCCCCTCGCGCAGTTCCCATGGCCGATAACATGGTGGCTCTCGTACTGGTTGACCACATGCTCCGGCAACGCGCAGCCCGTTTATAG